In Alteracholeplasma palmae J233, a single genomic region encodes these proteins:
- a CDS encoding acetate uptake transporter, with translation MSTTQKVSNPAPLGLMGFGMTTVLLNLHNSGIMQLSMVIVAMGITLGGLAQIIAGIMEFKEKNTFGATAFTAYGFFWLSLVIIWIFNKQGFEVDKVSMGFYLLLWALFTLVMFIGTLKHNRTSQIVFGSLMVLFLGLSLGDFTNVKVITIISGFIGIFCGLAAMYNAGAQIINQEFNKTVLPL, from the coding sequence ATGTCAACAACACAAAAAGTTAGTAATCCAGCACCGCTTGGGCTGATGGGATTTGGAATGACAACAGTTTTACTAAACTTACATAATAGTGGCATTATGCAATTATCAATGGTAATTGTCGCAATGGGTATAACATTAGGTGGTTTAGCACAAATTATAGCAGGTATTATGGAATTCAAAGAAAAGAACACATTTGGGGCAACTGCTTTTACTGCCTATGGATTCTTTTGGCTATCGCTTGTTATTATTTGGATATTTAATAAACAAGGTTTTGAAGTAGACAAGGTCTCAATGGGCTTTTATTTATTACTTTGGGCTTTATTCACATTAGTTATGTTTATAGGAACATTAAAACATAATAGAACTTCTCAAATAGTATTTGGAAGTCTTATGGTATTGTTCTTAGGACTATCACTTGGTGATTTTACTAACGTTAAAGTAATTACAATTATCTCTGGATTTATAGGCATATTTTGTGGCTTAGCGGCTATGTATAATGCAGGAGCACAAATCATTAATCAAGAATTTAATAAGACCGTTTTACCTTTATAA
- a CDS encoding coenzyme F420-0:L-glutamate ligase, translated as MKTVGTIARGIRTPIIKTNDNLEQIVIDSILKASKEDGFEIQDKDIIAITEAVVGISMGNYATIDAISSDIKSKFKTGHLGIVFPILSRNRFSILLKAFAKASKKITILLSYPTDEVGNAILDEAKLKSLNINPYSDKITEEEYKNHFSDFKHLFTGVNMVEYYRNICLEENTQVNFVFSNNPEDILDYTTDVLVSSIHSRQRIKNTLKENQSLTVYGLDDILTQPVNGSGYNEKYGLLGSNMATKDKVKLFPNHTNLVFDIQKKIFELTEKTVEVMIYGDGAFKDPSGGIWELADPVVSPSYTSGLEGSPNEIKLKFLSDSKFENLKGKELEEAIKNEILNKDNSLVGKDESLGTTPRKYVDLIGSLCDLMSGSGDKGTPVIFIQNYFTNYTK; from the coding sequence ATGAAAACAGTTGGTACTATCGCAAGAGGTATTAGAACACCTATTATTAAGACAAACGATAATTTAGAACAAATCGTAATTGATTCAATTTTAAAGGCATCAAAAGAAGATGGTTTCGAAATTCAAGATAAGGATATTATTGCAATTACTGAAGCAGTTGTTGGTATTAGTATGGGAAACTACGCAACAATCGATGCAATTTCATCAGATATTAAGTCTAAGTTTAAAACAGGACATTTAGGAATCGTTTTTCCAATTTTATCTAGAAATAGATTCTCAATTCTGTTAAAGGCCTTTGCAAAAGCTAGCAAAAAAATAACTATTTTATTGAGTTATCCAACCGATGAAGTTGGAAATGCAATATTAGACGAGGCTAAACTTAAAAGTTTAAACATTAATCCATATAGCGATAAAATTACTGAAGAAGAATATAAAAACCATTTTTCAGATTTCAAACATCTTTTTACAGGAGTTAACATGGTAGAGTATTATAGAAATATATGTTTAGAAGAAAATACTCAAGTCAACTTTGTTTTTAGTAATAATCCAGAAGATATTTTAGATTATACTACAGATGTTTTAGTTTCAAGTATTCATAGTAGACAAAGAATTAAAAACACTTTAAAAGAAAATCAAAGTTTAACAGTATATGGTTTAGATGATATTTTAACACAACCAGTTAATGGCAGCGGTTATAATGAAAAATACGGTTTATTAGGTTCAAATATGGCAACTAAAGACAAAGTTAAATTATTTCCAAATCATACTAATTTAGTTTTTGATATTCAAAAAAAGATCTTTGAGTTAACTGAAAAAACAGTTGAAGTTATGATTTATGGAGATGGAGCCTTTAAAGATCCATCAGGCGGAATTTGGGAATTAGCAGATCCTGTTGTATCACCTTCATACACAAGTGGACTTGAAGGCAGTCCTAATGAAATTAAACTTAAATTTTTATCAGATAGTAAGTTTGAAAACTTAAAGGGTAAAGAGTTAGAAGAAGCAATTAAAAATGAAATATTAAATAAAGATAATAGTCTAGTTGGAAAAGATGAATCCCTTGGAACTACACCAAGAAAATACGTTGATTTAATAGGATCTTTATGTGATTTAATGAGCGGAAGTGGCGATAAAGGAACGCCTGTTATCTTTATTCAAAACTATTTTACTAATTACACTAAATAA
- a CDS encoding response regulator transcription factor codes for MNILLIEDEKKLALALVEALSKHNYIVDMAFNGKAGLEEALSIQYDLIILDMMLPELDGIDVLKSLRENNNNTPVLVLTAKSTVSDKVIGLNAGADDYLTKPFSFQELLARIKVLLRRPQTIVSNIYDFNGLSLNSDTCILSYQNESVLLPAKEFHLMSLFFKNIDTYLSKDEILNRIWGYDTEVGYNTIEVYISFLRKKMSALNAPITIKAFRNIGYKLELTNV; via the coding sequence ATGAATATTTTATTAATCGAAGATGAGAAAAAACTAGCTTTAGCATTAGTTGAAGCCCTTAGCAAACATAACTATATTGTTGATATGGCTTTTAATGGAAAAGCTGGTCTTGAAGAAGCTTTATCAATTCAATATGATTTAATTATTTTGGATATGATGTTACCAGAATTAGATGGTATAGATGTCCTAAAAAGTTTACGTGAAAACAATAATAATACCCCTGTTTTAGTATTGACAGCTAAATCTACTGTTTCAGATAAAGTGATTGGTTTAAATGCTGGGGCTGATGATTATCTTACAAAACCTTTTTCTTTCCAGGAACTTTTAGCAAGAATTAAAGTTTTATTAAGAAGACCACAAACTATTGTATCAAATATATATGATTTTAATGGCCTATCTCTTAACTCTGATACTTGTATTTTAAGTTATCAAAACGAATCTGTTTTATTGCCTGCTAAAGAATTTCATTTAATGTCCTTATTCTTCAAAAACATAGACACCTATTTAAGTAAAGATGAAATATTAAATAGAATATGGGGGTATGATACTGAAGTTGGTTATAATACCATTGAAGTCTATATATCCTTTTTAAGAAAAAAAATGAGCGCTTTAAATGCACCCATAACCATAAAAGCCTTTAGAAATATTGGCTATAAGTTGGAGCTTACAAATGTTTAA
- a CDS encoding sensor histidine kinase: MFNKIRFHFLLISLGILCFVFLGLTTVVYVTSREKEANDRTLILEQIIKNPDDTNLSKSFYVETINNNIILTKYDSTFFKIESLEIITKTILNNKEKKGSIGNIYYLVKELPNEFYIISAVDRSFEIANLRYHLVNLVIMEVLIIALLGTFLWLASKWIVSPLETSFKRQKQFISDASHELKTPLTIISASAEVLRNDYKDNTWIDSIEDQIQRLNDLINQLISLSILDERTNAEQIESINLSNFINLNLLPYESLAYEKNKLFILDIAPDVMIKGNKVLLKQLIGIFIDNAFKYSDDNGRIEVSLNNKKRPELKFYNTGCEITPEKKEAIFDRFYRADESRNSYKKGFGLGLSIAKKICDQYNYQLNLEAKYHEFTSFVITF, translated from the coding sequence ATGTTTAATAAAATTAGATTTCATTTTCTTTTAATTAGTTTAGGTATTTTATGTTTTGTTTTTCTTGGTTTAACTACTGTTGTTTATGTAACAAGTCGAGAAAAAGAGGCTAATGATCGCACCTTGATACTTGAACAAATCATCAAAAACCCAGATGATACTAATCTTTCAAAAAGTTTTTATGTGGAAACAATAAATAATAATATTATTTTAACAAAATACGATTCTACCTTTTTCAAAATAGAGTCTTTAGAAATAATTACTAAAACTATTTTAAACAACAAAGAAAAAAAAGGTTCTATCGGGAATATCTATTATTTAGTTAAAGAGTTACCAAATGAATTCTATATAATATCTGCAGTTGATCGTTCTTTTGAAATTGCTAACTTGAGATATCATTTAGTTAACTTAGTGATTATGGAAGTACTGATTATAGCGCTTTTAGGTACATTTCTATGGTTAGCATCTAAATGGATAGTAAGTCCTCTAGAAACTAGTTTTAAGAGGCAAAAACAATTCATTTCAGATGCTTCGCATGAACTTAAAACTCCTTTAACAATTATTTCTGCAAGTGCTGAAGTTTTGCGTAATGATTATAAAGATAATACTTGGATTGATTCTATAGAAGATCAAATCCAAAGATTAAACGACCTTATCAATCAGTTAATATCTTTATCCATATTAGATGAAAGAACCAATGCAGAACAAATTGAATCTATCAATCTATCTAACTTTATTAACCTTAATTTACTCCCTTATGAATCATTAGCTTATGAAAAGAATAAACTTTTTATTTTGGATATTGCTCCTGATGTTATGATTAAAGGAAATAAAGTTCTTCTAAAACAACTGATTGGAATTTTTATAGATAATGCTTTTAAGTACAGTGATGATAATGGTAGGATTGAGGTAAGTCTTAATAATAAAAAACGACCTGAGTTAAAATTTTACAACACTGGATGTGAAATTACTCCTGAGAAAAAAGAGGCTATTTTTGATCGTTTCTATAGAGCTGATGAGTCTAGAAATTCTTATAAAAAAGGATTTGGATTAGGCTTATCAATTGCTAAAAAAATATGTGATCAATATAATTATCAGTTAAATTTAGAAGCTAAGTACCATGAATTTACAAGTTTCGTTATTACTTTTTAA
- a CDS encoding glycosyltransferase family 4 protein gives MENFRIRMSFVGEKIEGQGVLSATLEQISLIDELCKEEFSVSVNKGKYDLFHAHTVNPRNYFAAKYSSKPVITHVHFLPETFDGSIKLPKFLMKLFYQYFLKIYKKSDYLVLVNPIFSKKLIEFGVDPLRIKYIPNFVSEKNFYEMASEEKLGIRSKYNYTQDDFVVLGVGQVQTRKGVMDFLEIAKAMPHLKFIWVGGFSFGAITDGYKEFKKAIDDAPSNVKFTDIIPRSEMNGIYNMADILFVPSYNELFPMAILEACSTNTPLLLRNLDLYEDILFKYYQGDSNEKFIELLSKLSEKTEDYEIAKNYSNKIKTYYSRENIKKLWVDLYQEVYQEYKDNKFKRSKQNRKIK, from the coding sequence ATGGAAAATTTTAGAATAAGAATGTCTTTCGTAGGGGAAAAAATTGAAGGACAAGGTGTTTTATCTGCGACTTTAGAACAAATAAGTTTAATTGATGAATTATGTAAAGAAGAATTTAGTGTTAGCGTAAATAAAGGAAAATACGACTTATTTCACGCACATACAGTTAACCCGAGAAATTACTTTGCTGCTAAGTATTCAAGTAAGCCTGTCATTACACATGTTCATTTTTTACCAGAAACTTTTGATGGATCTATTAAACTTCCAAAGTTTTTAATGAAACTCTTTTATCAATATTTTTTAAAAATATATAAAAAATCTGATTACTTAGTCTTAGTCAATCCAATTTTTTCAAAGAAATTAATTGAGTTTGGCGTAGACCCATTAAGAATTAAATATATTCCAAATTTTGTTTCAGAAAAGAATTTTTATGAGATGGCAAGTGAAGAAAAATTAGGAATAAGAAGTAAATATAATTACACACAAGATGATTTTGTTGTGCTAGGAGTAGGACAAGTCCAAACCAGAAAAGGTGTAATGGATTTTTTAGAAATTGCTAAAGCAATGCCTCATTTAAAATTTATTTGGGTTGGAGGCTTTTCATTTGGTGCTATTACAGATGGCTACAAAGAATTTAAGAAAGCTATAGATGATGCTCCAAGTAATGTTAAATTCACAGATATTATTCCAAGAAGTGAAATGAATGGGATTTATAATATGGCAGATATTTTATTTGTACCATCATATAATGAATTATTCCCTATGGCAATCTTAGAAGCCTGCAGTACTAATACACCACTTTTATTAAGAAACTTAGATTTATATGAAGATATATTATTTAAGTACTATCAAGGCGATAGTAATGAGAAATTTATCGAATTATTAAGTAAATTATCTGAAAAAACAGAAGATTATGAAATCGCAAAAAATTACTCTAATAAGATTAAGACTTACTATTCTAGAGAAAATATAAAGAAACTATGGGTTGACTTATATCAAGAAGTATACCAAGAGTATAAAGATAATAAATTTAAAAGAAGTAAGCAGAATAGAAAAATTAAGTAA
- a CDS encoding transposase: MQTQQNIQHNFNPKQLKLPLQLDIKIPFDSEVRTFDEVFRKLEIKKYLNSSKDPRGRMGYNPVQMLKLIMFCQMEKIQSLRDMAKAARNDIRIMWLTDELMPSHQTIKTFMDKYLVKGIDEIFYELSKYLIKKESIDTDKLYIDGTKIESVANKYSFTWRGSIEKFRDKLYKKITKQIESLNKRYEDSDIFFPIHETYNTDNLNSIKDFLLNEIDRELIEFKYGKGQRKTTLQRDYEHILEYLAKLVEYERHLKIMGNDRNSYAKTDIDATFMHMKEDHMRNSQLKPGYNIQIGVSNEYILHLDIYKERSDYKTLIPFLEGFKKSYDFYPKYPVADAGYGGLTNYRYLKLNDMELYQKYAMYAKDTHDKKRMKDPYFPFNLTKSGNDYLTPNGDTLKYLYRNNRGNDVYELPNGKRKEINDENLTYQKEVIKNLTSPLGIELRVQRSIQVEGAFGVIKEAFKVRRFRRRLTHNVKMEFYLTAIGYNLRKYHNKKYRITE, encoded by the coding sequence ATGCAAACACAACAAAATATACAACATAATTTTAACCCAAAACAGTTAAAATTACCACTACAATTAGACATAAAAATTCCTTTTGATAGTGAAGTTCGTACATTTGATGAAGTATTTAGAAAATTGGAGATAAAAAAATACTTAAATAGCTCAAAAGACCCAAGAGGTCGTATGGGTTATAATCCGGTTCAAATGTTAAAACTGATCATGTTTTGTCAAATGGAAAAGATTCAATCTTTAAGAGATATGGCAAAAGCTGCTAGAAATGATATTAGAATCATGTGGCTTACAGATGAATTAATGCCAAGTCATCAAACAATAAAAACCTTTATGGATAAATACTTAGTTAAAGGAATAGATGAAATCTTTTATGAACTAAGTAAGTACTTAATAAAAAAAGAATCTATTGATACAGATAAATTATATATAGATGGTACTAAAATAGAATCGGTGGCTAATAAATATAGTTTTACATGGCGTGGTTCTATTGAAAAGTTTAGAGATAAGTTATATAAAAAAATAACCAAACAGATAGAATCCTTAAATAAAAGATATGAAGACTCAGATATCTTCTTTCCAATACATGAAACATATAACACTGATAATTTAAATAGCATCAAAGACTTTCTACTTAATGAGATAGATAGGGAATTAATAGAGTTTAAATATGGTAAAGGTCAAAGAAAAACTACTTTACAAAGAGATTATGAACATATCTTAGAATATTTAGCTAAACTTGTAGAGTATGAAAGACATTTAAAGATTATGGGTAATGATAGAAACTCATATGCTAAAACAGATATAGACGCGACTTTTATGCATATGAAAGAAGATCATATGCGTAATAGTCAATTAAAACCAGGGTATAATATACAAATTGGTGTATCAAATGAATATATCCTACATCTAGATATCTATAAAGAACGTAGTGATTATAAAACTTTGATTCCTTTTTTAGAAGGATTTAAGAAAAGTTATGACTTCTATCCAAAATATCCAGTAGCGGATGCTGGATATGGTGGATTAACGAATTATCGTTATTTAAAACTAAACGATATGGAGCTTTATCAAAAATATGCAATGTATGCTAAAGATACGCATGACAAAAAAAGAATGAAAGATCCATATTTTCCATTTAACCTTACTAAATCAGGTAATGATTATTTAACACCTAATGGAGATACTTTAAAGTATCTCTATAGAAATAATCGAGGTAATGATGTATATGAATTACCAAATGGTAAGCGTAAAGAGATTAATGATGAAAATCTTACATATCAAAAAGAGGTGATTAAAAATCTAACATCACCATTAGGGATTGAATTAAGAGTTCAAAGGTCAATTCAAGTTGAAGGTGCTTTTGGAGTGATTAAAGAAGCATTTAAAGTAAGAAGATTTAGACGAAGATTAACTCATAATGTTAAAATGGAGTTTTATTTAACAGCTATTGGATATAATTTAAGAAAATATCATAATAAAAAGTATAGAATAACAGAATAG
- a CDS encoding ATP-binding protein: MAYKKRIVDSQIEFLLTASGAVLIEGPKWTGKTTTAKQFCKSFIVMDDPKNRVSNLNFARVAPEMILAGANPRLIDEWQVAPILWDAVRHEVDNRSKMGQFILTGSAVPTRSEEILHSGVGRIARLKMRTMSLLESDDSDGKISLRSLFLNKTVSPAINDLTIKKLAFLICRGGWPVAVNLEEKAALQQVKNYYDALIDYDINNVDETIRDIDKMRSLMKTLSRNISTQATISTLVEDLKNTDNLISDVTISKYLTILKSLHVIEDLSAWNPNLRSKVVVRTSPTRHFIDPSIATAALGISPNDLLTDFNTMGLFFESMCIRDLRVYADGLGGNVYHYRDKSGLECDAIIHLDNGQWGAIEIKLADHLIPDAIKSLNNLVSKIDDKKMNKPSFLMVLTGGNSSYRREDGIYVVSIGSLGI; encoded by the coding sequence ATGGCATATAAAAAAAGAATTGTTGATAGTCAAATAGAATTTTTATTAACTGCAAGCGGTGCTGTACTAATTGAAGGGCCCAAATGGACAGGGAAAACAACAACAGCAAAACAATTTTGTAAAAGCTTTATTGTTATGGATGATCCTAAAAATAGAGTTTCAAATCTTAATTTTGCAAGAGTTGCTCCAGAAATGATATTAGCTGGAGCTAATCCAAGATTGATTGATGAATGGCAAGTTGCTCCAATTCTTTGGGATGCAGTTAGACATGAAGTAGATAATAGAAGTAAAATGGGACAGTTTATCTTAACTGGATCTGCAGTACCTACTAGAAGTGAAGAAATCCTTCATTCAGGTGTGGGTAGAATAGCAAGATTAAAAATGAGGACTATGAGTTTATTAGAATCTGATGATTCTGATGGTAAAATATCACTTAGATCTTTGTTTTTAAATAAGACTGTAAGCCCTGCTATAAATGATTTAACGATTAAAAAATTAGCCTTTTTAATTTGTAGAGGAGGTTGGCCAGTCGCGGTTAATCTTGAAGAGAAGGCTGCTCTACAACAAGTTAAAAATTACTATGATGCATTAATTGATTATGATATCAATAATGTTGATGAAACAATACGAGATATTGATAAAATGAGATCTCTAATGAAAACCTTATCAAGAAATATATCAACACAAGCTACTATTTCTACTTTGGTTGAAGATTTAAAAAATACTGATAATCTTATATCTGATGTTACAATAAGCAAGTACTTGACTATTTTGAAGAGTCTTCATGTAATTGAAGATTTATCTGCATGGAATCCAAATCTTCGTTCAAAAGTTGTAGTTAGAACATCACCAACAAGGCATTTTATTGATCCTTCAATAGCAACTGCAGCACTGGGGATTTCTCCCAATGATTTATTAACTGATTTTAATACAATGGGATTATTTTTTGAGTCTATGTGCATAAGAGATTTGCGAGTTTATGCAGATGGACTAGGTGGAAATGTGTATCATTATAGAGATAAAAGCGGTCTAGAGTGTGATGCAATCATTCATTTAGATAATGGCCAATGGGGGGCAATTGAAATAAAACTTGCTGATCATTTGATACCTGACGCAATCAAATCTTTAAACAATCTTGTTAGTAAAATAGATGATAAAAAAATGAATAAACCATCATTTTTAATGGTATTAACAGGTGGGAATAGTTCCTATAGAAGAGAAGATGGTATATATGTTGTTTCAATTGGATCTTTAGGAATATAA